A genomic region of Arachis stenosperma cultivar V10309 chromosome 9, arast.V10309.gnm1.PFL2, whole genome shotgun sequence contains the following coding sequences:
- the LOC130950122 gene encoding UPF0496 protein At3g49070-like, which translates to MGLRLLLSVRTVAVVSHSFWQWIVAVCKSSFPNDEASVDVREEYANAFRTESYIEFWTRVLAYPKAQNSSSTSARLPSYRLFAEHLLDPDQPTVTWALNKVQNRPTIHAFLSDYFAHTSNASLLCSHLLKDIDRVRVKYQSLKTILQCVANNQDHNTTTLSLIMAQLTEFSNSLNPFAQSSPSSCLVRAAQCQCSELSKRLESSRDKVRVNLQMMARLKGGSACLLVAITASLMVIVITHGLVLLVATPSLIGTMDLVKVASESKLKKVMAQLDAAAKGTYIVNKDLETTGRLVARLNDELEYMRTTVKFWLERKKDKIQADGEVVRLLKQNQCNFSDQLDELEEHLYLCFMTINRARDLVLKKIIHSS; encoded by the exons ATGGGGCTTAGGTTGTTACTCTCGGTTAGGACAGTGGCAGTGGTTTCCcattctttt TGGCAATGGATTGTAGCAGTGTGTAAGTCAAGTTTTCCAAATGATGAAGCTTCTGTGGATGTGCGTGAGGAATATGCTAATGCATTCCGTACGGAATCATACATAGAATTTTGGACACGTGTCCTTGCATATCCCAAAGCCCAAAACTCCTCTTCAACTTCGGCCCGTCTCCCCTCTTACCGTCTATTTGCCGAGCACCTCTTGGATCCTGATCAGCCCACTGTTACATGGGCCTTAAACAAAGTCCAAAATAGGCCCACTATCCATGCTTTTTTGTCGGACTACTTTGCCCATACTTCCAACGCCTCTCTACTTTGCAGCCATTTATTGAAAGACATTGATCGTGTGCGGGTTAAGTATCAATCACTTAAGACCATTCTTCAATGTGTTGCGAATAATCAAGATCATAATACAACTACTTTATCATTAATAATGGCTCAATTAACAGAATTCTCCAACTCACTAAACCCGTTTGCCCAATCAAGCCCATCTTCATGTTTGGTTCGAGCGGCCCAATGCCAATGCTCCGAATTGTCAAAACGGCTTGAGTCGAGCCGTGACAAAGTGAGAGTCAATCTGCAAATGATGGCTAGGCTAAAAGGCGGCTCTGCTTGTCTTCTGGTGGCTATAACGGCTTCACTCATGGTGATTGTTATTACTCATGGACTTGTTTTGCTTGTGGCTACACCTAGTTTGATAGGAACAATGGACTTGGTAAAAGTGGCTTCAGAAAGCAAGCTGAAGAAGGTCATGGCTCAACTCGATGCAGCCGCAAAAGGAACTTACATTGTGAACAAGGACTTGGAGACCACGGGTCGGCTTGTGGCTCGGCTCAATGATGAGCTGGAGTACATGAGGACAACAGTGAAGTTTTGGCTCGAGAGGAAAAAGGATAAAATTCAAGCTGATGGAGAAGTGGTACGCCTGCTAAAGCAGAACCAATGTAATTTTAGTGATCAATTGGATGAATTGGAGGAGCATTTGTATTTATGTTTCATGACCATTAATAGAGCTAGAGACCTTGTGCTGAAAAAGATCATTCATTCTTCTTGA